A region from the Pungitius pungitius chromosome 16, fPunPun2.1, whole genome shotgun sequence genome encodes:
- the si:ch211-244c8.4 gene encoding APC membrane recruitment protein 2, whose product MDVQTESTDPPPSESQSRGKIRKGFKLFGKRKPGNIFSLRSQGDGNHKSPVTRSSTVDGLSPDSEQEQDRENGQEESQGEREQEEEETLGEDGVLAAAHARASISSAGSAKSLSFLSLLRGGRRGTGDRRVRTVTQPTAGRQRRGLKGLFGNVKFRSKDKEEEAPPSPLLMSSRANSVEIIKDDLVLTPKPQHRSLDSPETESCEPDVSLTPQDSACTSPSETLTAKGPAGDVSRTNEHVPPLPASEPPLVPGDNSLSCLLADISSLLTFDSITGGGDIMADVEAEWGKASSPVNAGGAEHTASPTSVFSKPSISSPATSAPVSDAATARPSPAAVPATASTQSFAPLTRTTTASPPVAKPSSIITTLTKSSTLTAPPVKASPDSARLARSEASPSAATKSTPPPVTTKPSTTPFTLTSFSAPIMSLPSVPIKSTPSSTSVAQTAPPNVVSEPSIGPTLTCSVGKRESITSVSKPTHVATPAPASIKTPPVTHSPPTPVAFTQPPSAKLDSASSLNQHISTPFRPSLSSAAGEPKTQVTASPPSAVTTKPLFPSPAAPSNGTTVPTPITTSGSVSAALSKPTPTSSPTDMNKNPPSLVIAHNKYPTPSVTSSTQACPASVTTPSSVSLDTIPPTTKHIPAPVSSDKMPPAPTPAPAPTPHAVVPTAFPTTLAPAPIPAPQSQEPPASAKIPDSVSKDPPAHVQVSRSKVSPVIAQIPIHASTDPPAPAQMQVSHSKAPPVLAQTHISVSKPPPVIAPIPASVSKNPPAPAHLPVSISPDLPAPVRNSASVSKDPPAQNTVSQSKPPPATSPALCPITSPPSTPSTPSTPYSPPAAWSSAAPASAKIRASGQASADEQLISPSGTCAPGAQTTLSKTEELHSESRTSLSRESRIPLVKASGLRKIPVVGGGRAGKPPVRDGQHVDDPPTPVLEEERPRFHSHDAVGRDKSSDFQFDAPASKPTQEESPQPPQTKPLAALPRDSKIPVKHAAQSHAASHAPQAKEPSRTKIPVSKVPVRRAGNKAAAAGGIAQMRK is encoded by the coding sequence ATGGATGTACAAACGGAGAGCACGGACCCCCCGCCTAGTGAATCCCAGTCGAGGGGAAAGATCAGAAAAGGATTCAAGCTGTTTGGCAAACGCAAGCCAGGTAACATCTTTTCTCTTCGAAGCCAAGGGGATGGAAACCACAAGTCACCTGTCACAAGGAGCAGCACCGTCGATGGATTATCGCCCGACTCGGAGCAGGAGCAGGACAGGGAAAACGGGCAGGAGGAGAGtcaaggagagagggagcaggaagaggaagagacactCGGCGAAGATGGCGTTCTGGCGGCCGCTCACGCTCGCGCCTCCATTTCTTCAGCCGGCTCAGCCAAGTCCCTCAGCTTCCTGTCGCTGCTGAGGGGAGGCCGGAGAGGGACGGGGGACCGCAGGGTCCGCACCGTCACCCAGCCCACGGCGGGTCGGCAACGCCGCGGGCTCAAGGGTCTCTTTGGCAACGTTAAGTTCCGATCaaaggacaaagaggaggaagccCCTCCGAGCCCACTTCTCATGTCCTCACGGGCCAACAGTGTGGAAATCATCAAAGATGACCTCGTCCTGACCCCGAAACCCCAGCATCGCTCTCTGGACAGCCCCGAGACGGAGAGCTGCGAGCCCGACGTGAGCCTAACACCACAGGACAGTGCGTGCACGTCCCCATCAGAGACCTTGACCGCCAAGGGGCCGGCAGGCGACGTGAGTAGAACTAACGAGCATGTGCCGCCTTTGCCCGCATCCGAACCGCCCCTGGTACCCGGAGACAACAGCCTGAGCTGCCTGCTGGCTGACATCTCCTCGCTTCTGACCTTCGACTCCATAACAGGCGGCGGAGACATCATGGCCGACGTGGAGGCAGAGTGGGGGAAAGCCAGCAGTCCCGTCAACGCCGGGGGGGCCGAGCACACAGCATCCCCCACGTCGGTGTTCTCCAAACCCTCCATCTCATCCCCGGCGACCTCCGCTCCGGTCAGCGACGCCGCTACGGCGAGGCCTTCGCCCGCAGCCGTCCCCGCGACGGCCTCGACCCAATCCTTTGCACCTCTGACACGGACAACCACAGCCTCTCCTCCCGTTGCTAAGCcgagctccatcatcaccactTTGACCAAATCTTCCACTTTGACCGCTCCCCCGGTCAAAGCGAGCCCGGACTCTGCTCGGCTCGCGCGCTCCGAGGCGTCTCCGAGCGCCGCGACTAAATCGACCCCTCCTCCCGTCACAACAAAACCCTCAACTACCCCTTTCACACTAACAAGCTTTTCAGCTCCAATTATGTCGCTCCCTTCGGTGCCAATTAAATCCACACCGAGCTCCACCTCTGTTGCTCAAACAGCTCCACCCAATGTAGTCAGTGAACCTTCCATCGGTCCAACTCTTACATGTTCGGTTGGCAAACGGGAATCTATCACCTCCGTAAGTAAACCTACCCATGTGGCGACTCCAGCCCCAGCATCGATTAAGACTCCACCAGTTACCCATAGCCCTCCCACCCCTGTTGCTTTTACTCAACCTCCATCTGCTAAATTAGATTCAGCCAGCAGTTTAAACCAGCACATTTCCACGCCCTTCAGACCTTCCCTAAGTTCAGCTGCAGGAGAACCTAAAACCCAGGTGACAGCGTCACCTCCCTCTGCAGTCACTACCAAACCCCTCTTTCCTTCTCCGGCTGCCCCCTCCAACGGGACAACCGTTCCCACTCCAATAACAACCTCTGGCTCGGTATCTGCGGCCCTGTCCAAACCTACGCCCACCTCTAGTCCGACGGACATGAATAAgaaccctccctcccttgtaATTGCTCACAATAAGTATCCTACCCCATCTGTCACATCTAGTACCCAAGCCTGCCCTGCATCTGTCACGACTCCATCTTCTGTCTCATTAGATACGATTCCTCCTACGACTAAACATATTCCTGCACCAGTCTCTTCGGATAAAATGCCCCCTGCTCCCACTCCGGCCCCGGCCCCTACCCCTCATGCTGTTGTTCCTACTGCATTCCCAACAACTCTTGCCCCGGCTCCGATCCCAGCACCTCAATCTCAAGAGCCTCCTGCTTCGGCTAAAATCCCAGATTCTGTGTCTAAAGACCCACCTGCTCACGTGCAGGTTTCTCGGTCCAAAGTCTCTCCTGTCATTGCTCAGATCCCGATCCATGCGTCTACTGATCCCCCTGCTCCAGCTCAAATGCAGGTTTCTCACTCTAAAGCCCCTCCTGTTCTCGCTCAGACCCATATTTCTGTATCTAAGCCCCCTCCTGTTATTGCTCCAATTCCAGCTTCTGTATCTAAAAACCCTCCTGCCCCTGCTCACCTCCCAGTGTCCATATCTCCTGACCTTCCCGCCCCTGTTCGTAACTCAGCTTCTGTCTCTAAAGACCCTCCCGCTCAGAACACAGTTTCTCAATCTAAACCCCCCCCTGCAACGTCCCCGGCCCTTTGTCCCATCACTTCCCCTCCTTCCACTCCTTCCACTCCCTCCACTCCTTATTCTCCTCCGGCCGCATGGTCGAGTGCGGCACCGGCCTCGGCCAAGATCAGGGCAAGCGGTCAGGCATCGGCCGATGAGCAACTGATCAGTCCAAGCGGCACGTGTGCCCCGGGGGCCCAGACCACACTGTCGAAAACAGAAGAACTGCACAGCGAGTCCCGAACGAGCCTCTCCAGGGAAAGCAGGATACCGCTGGTGAAGGCGTCAGGACTACGCAAAATACCCGTAGTCGGAGGGGGCAGAGCGGGGAAGCCGCCCGTCCGGGACGGTCAGCATGTTGACGACCCGCCTACCCCTGTGCTGGAGGAAGAGAGGCCCCGTTTCCACTCACATGACGCAGTGGGGAGAGACAAAAGCAGTGATTTTCAATTCGATGCGCCCGCCTCAAAGCCAACCCAGGAGGAGAGTCCGCAGCCTCCCCAGACGAAACCTCTCGCCGCTTTGCCGCGTGACTCAAAGATCCCCGTGAAGCACGCCGCGCAGTCTCACGCCGCGTCCCATGCGCCGCAAGCTAAAGAGCCGTCCCGCACCAAGATCCCCGTGTCCAAAGTTCCTGTCCGCAGGGCCGGGAACAAAGCTGCAGCCGCAGGTGGCATCGCTCAgatgagaaaatga